The Xanthomonas sp. DAR 80977 nucleotide sequence GTGCTCAGTCCGTTCGCGCGGCATGGGATCAGCATGAACCGGATCGAGTCGCGGCCGTCGCATCAGGCGAAGTGGGAGTACGGGTTTTTCATCGATCTGGCCGGGCATGTGGAGGACGAGTCGATGAAGCAGGCGCTGGCGGAGTTGAAGGCGCATTCGGCGCAGATCAAGGTGTTGGGGTCGTATCCGGTGGCGGTGCCCTGATCTGGCCTGTTCGGTCGCCGGCGATCTGGCGTCCGTAGTGGGACTCGAACCAACGACCCGCTGATTAACAGTCAAGTGCTCTGACTGGCTGAGCTGGAGAAACGGCAACAGCAAAAGGCTTTCGCGCGTTGCGCGACTTACTTTTCTTTGAACGGCCAAAGAAAAGTAAGCAAAAGAAAGGCCGCCCCAGTCGGGTCGCCCCGCGCTGCGCGCGGGGTCCGCGAGCAACCTGGGATTTTTCGATGGCACATCCATGTGCCAGCGAAAAACGTCGCGCATCCTGCGCGCCGCCCCTGCGGGGTTGTTCCCAGGCCGCTCGCCGACCACTCAATGGGGACCCCTGAAAAGCGAACAGCAACAACTGAAAAGCGAACAGCAGCAACAGCAACAGCAACAGCAATAACAACAACCACGGCAGCGGCAGCGGCAAAATCAGCGGCGGCGGAATCAGCCGCTACGACAAGATCAACAGCGCGCCCGCTGCGGGGGCGACGGCAATCTCGGGAATGGTGATGAGCAACGCGCAATACTGGATCGCAACGAAGGGCTCTGCTTTGCAGGGGACGTTGAATGTGCCGGGCGACAAGTCGGTCTCGCATCGGGCGGTGATGTTCGCGGCGCTGGCCGATGGGGTCTCGCATATCGATGGGTTCCTGGAAGGCGAGGACACGCGGTCGACCGCGGCGATCTTCGCCAGGCTCGGGGTCAGGATCGACACGCCGTCGCCGTCGCAGCGGATCGTGCACGGGGTCGGCGTCGATGGGCTGCAGGCGCCGCAAGGCGAGCTGGATTGCGGCAACGCCGGGACCGGCATGCGCCTGCTCGCCGGCTTGCTGGCGGCGCAGCCGTTCGACAGCGTGCTGGTCGGCGACGCGTCGCTGTCCAAGCGGCCGATGCGCCGCGTGACCGAGCCGCTGGCGCTGATGGGCGCGCGCATCGACACCGATGCCAACGGCGTGCCGCCGCTGCGCATCCACGGCGGGCAGCCGCTGCGCGGCATCGACTTCGCCTCGCCGGTGGCCAGCGCCCAGGTCAAGTCCGCGGTGTTGCTGGCCGGGCTGTATGCCGAGGGCGTCACCTCGGTGCAGGAGCCGCATCCGACCCGCGACTACACCGAGCGCATGCTGTCCGCGTTCGGCGTGGAGATCGCGTTCGCGCCCGGCCACGCGCGCCTGCGCGGCGGCCAGCGCCTGCGCGCCACCGACATCGCGGTGCCGGCCGATTTCTCCTCGGCGGCGTTCTTCATCGTCGCCGCCAGCATCATCCCCGGCTCGGACATCACCCTGCGCGCGGTCGGCCTCAATCCGCGCCGCACCGGCCTGCTCGCCGCGCTGCGGCTGATGGGGGCGGACATCGTCGAGCACAACCACAGCGAGCACGGCGGCGAGCCGGTGGCCGACCTGCGGGTGCGCTACGCGCCGCTGCGCGGGGCGCAGATCCCGGAGGACGTGGTGCCGGACATGATCGACGAGTTCCCGGCGCTGTTCGTCGCCGCGGCTGCTGCACAGGGCCAGACCGTGGTCACCGGCGCGGCCGAACTGCGGGTCAAGGAGTCCGATCGCCTGGCGGCGATGGCCACCGGCCTGCGCAGCCTGGGCATCGTCGTCGACGAGACGCCCGATGGCGCCACCATCCATGGCGGCGCGCTGGGCAGCGGCGTGATCGAAAGCCATGGCGACCATCGCATCGCGATGGCGTTCGCGATCGCCGGGCAACTGGCCCAGGGCGAGGTGCGGATCAACGATGTCGCCAACGTGGCCACGTCGTTCCCGGGCTTCGACAGCTTGGCGCAAGGCGCCGGGTTCGGCTTGGTTGCTGCTGCCTGAGCAGCGCCGCGCTCTGCCGGGCGCGGCTGGGATAGCTGCACCGATCGCTGGGGTGCGGCGGATGCGCGCAGCGCGCCGCTAGGGCGCGCGTGGCGGATCGCTGGCCGGCGTCGCCGGTGCCGGGGCATTGGCCGGGCCGTCGAGTCCGCGATCGCGGCTCATCCACCAACCGCTGGCCGCCAGCACCAGCGCGATCAGGATGACCCAGGCCCAGGGCGAACCGCGATGGGCGTGGGCACGGTCGGTATCGCGTTCGCGCCGATACAGCTCCTGCGTCTCATGTTGTCTGGACATGGTCGTGCTCCTGCGTCTCAGGGACGCGACCAGTCTTGCGCCGATTCCGTTCGCGAGGTGTCAGCCGCCCGTGAACGCAGCATGCGTCCTGCAAGCGGTGTTCAGCTTACTGAGCCGGCTTGAAATCGAATGGGATCTCGAGGCTGCCGGCGACCGCCTGGCCCTTCTGCTGCGCCGGCCGGAAGCGCCAGCGGCGCACGGTTTCCATCGCCGCACGATCCAGCTCGCGCGAGCCGCTGCGCTTGACCAGGGCCACGCCCGCGGGGGCGCCGCTGGCATCCACCTCGACCCGCACCACCACCGTGCCGCTGTCGCCGCGGCGCAAGGCCGCCGATGGATAGCGTGGCGGCGGCTGACCTTCCAGCGGCACAGGACGATCGCCCGGCGCCAGTGCGGTGGCGTTCGTCCCCGCAGCAGCGGCGTCGGTGCCACCCGGCGCCGGCGCCATCGCATCGGCGGCGGGCGGCGGAGCAGGCGGCGCGGTCTCGACCAGTTTCGGCACATCCTCCGCTGCCGGCGGCTTGGCTTGCGGCATGTCGCTGGCGCCGCTGCCGGCGGGCAGCGGTTCGGGCAGCGGCTTGATCTCCGCCGCATCCTGCTGCACCTGCGCCGGTTGCGGCTTGTAGAAGTCGTTGTCCTTGCGCCCGACCAGCCACACCGCCAGGAACAGCAGCAGCCCGGCGCAGAACGCGATGCCGACGATCACGAGGAGGCGCCGCGGCAGGCGCAGCACGATGCCGGTGTTGGAGGACGGAGGCGACGTGGACATGGGACTCACCTTTGGGAACCGCTGGATTCTGGCATAGCCGCGGTGAATCGGTCGCCCAGCGCGCGCGCCTCCGCGTCCCGTCGCTGCCGCGCGATTGCGGCAAAAGCGCGGCCGACAGGCGATAATGCGCGGCTCCGATCCATCCACGTGCCGCGCCCATGCTCGATCCCGTCCTGCTCCGCCAACAGCCCGCCGACCTCGCCGAGCGCTTGCGCACCAGTCGCGGCTATGCGCTGGACGTGGCCGCCCTGGAGGCCCTGGAGGCCGACCGCAAGCGCATCCAGGTGCGCACCCAGGAGCTGCAGAGCCTGCGCAACAGCCGCTCCAAGGCGATCGGCCAGGCCAAGGCCAAGGGCGAGGACGTGGCCGCGCTGATGGCCGAGGTCGCCGGCTTCGGCGACGAGCTGAAGGCCTCCGAGCAGCGCCTGGACGAGATCCGCGCGCAGCTGGAGACGCTGGCGCTGGAGATCCCCAACCTGCCGCAGGCCGACGTGCCGGCCGGCAAGGACGAGGCCGACAACGTCGAGGTGCAGCGCTGGGGCACGCCGCGCGCGTTCGATTTCGAGGTCAAGGACCATGTGGAACTGGGCGCGCGCCATGCCTGGCTGGACGGCGAGACCGCGGCCAAGCTGTCGGGCGCGCGCTTCACCGTGCTGCGCGGCCCGATCGCGCGCCTGCACCGCGCGCTGGCGCAGTTCATGCTCGACCTGCATACCGGCCCGCACGCGTACCAGGAAACCAACGTGCCGGTGATCGTCAACGCCGACAGCCTGTACGGCACCGGCCAGTTGCCCAAGTTCGAAGAGGACATGTTCGCCACGCATTTGGGCGAGCAGAAGCGCTACCTGATCTCGACCTCGGAGATCTCGCTGACCAACCTGGTGCGCGACGAGATCGTCGAGGCCGAACGCCTGCCGCTGCGCATGACCGCGCATTCGCTGTGCTTCCGTTCCGAGGCCGGCAGCGGCGGCCGCGACACCCGCGGCATGATCCGCCAGCACCAGTTCGAGAAGGTGGAACTGGTCAGCATCTGCCGGCCCGAGGACAGCGCCGCCGAGCACGAGCGCATGACCCGCTGCGCCGAGGTGGTGCTGGAGACGCTGGGGCTGCCGTACCGCAAGGTGCTGCTGTGCACCGGCGACATGGGTTTCTCGGCGACCAAGACCTACGACCTGGAAGTCTGGCTGCCGTCGCAGCAGACCTACCGCGAGATCTCCTCGTGCTCCAACTGCGGCGATTTCCAGGCGCGGCGCATGCAGGCGCGCTGGCGCAATCCCGCCACCGGCAAGCCGGAGCTGCTGCACACGCTCAACGGCTCCGGCACCGCGGTCGGCCGCGCGATGATCGCGGTGATGGAGAACTACCAGAACGCCGACGGCTCGATCGACGTGCCCGACGCGCTGCGTCCGTACATGGGCGGCATCGAGCGCATCGGTTGAGTCTCGGGCGCCGCGCATGCGGCGCGGCGGTCGCCTTGCGGAAGTGTCTGGCGGCATCTGTGGGAGCGACTTCAGTCGCGACGGGGCTTTCTCGGTGATGCCCGTCGCGACCGAAGTCGCTCCCACGGTCGTTGCCAGCTGCCGAAAACCATGCCGGCTCTGTGTCCCATGCCATGGCGGCTATGCGGATGCCGTGGCTGCGTACCGTCCACGCCCAGGCAGGCGTTCCGGCCGATCCGACCTCCCTGCGCTTCGCTGGCCTGTGTTCGGGCCAGATGTGTTCGATGGCATCGGCGCAACGGCAACCAAGACGCCCCAGCCATCCCATGCTGGAATCGCTGCGAACGAACCAGCGACCATTCGCTGGTGCGAAGCACAGGGCCAGGGCAGGGCGTTCACGCGATCGCCCTGTCGCGAAGCGGAAGCGACCGTGTAGCTGCTGCCGGAACGGGCCGCCGCGGCGGTGCTCGGGACACGCCACGGCAGGTGGACCTGATTGCACAGCTCGGATCGTTGTGGGAGTAGAATGAACCCAACGCGATTTCATTCATCGTTCTAAATATCGAAAGAACATGCACGATCTCAACGACCTGTACTACTTCGCGATGGTGGTCGACCACGGCGGTTTCGCCGCGGCCGAGCGTGCCCTGGGCATCCCCAAGTCGCGCCTGAGCCGCCGCATCAGCCAACTGGAAACCGACCTGGGCGTGCGCCTGCTGCAGCGCTCCACGCGCCGCTTCGCGGTCACCGACCTGGGCATGAGCGTGCATCGCCACGCGCAGACGATGCTGGCCGAGGCGCAGGCGGCGCGCGAGGTGGTGGACCGGCTCAGCGCCGAGCCGCGCGGCCTGGTACGGGTCAGCGTGCCGGTGTCGCTGGCGCAGATGCAATTGCCCAAGCTGCTGCCGATGTTCCTCGACCAGTACCCCAAGGTGCGCTTGCAGTTGAACATCAGCAACCGCCGCGTGGACATCATCAACGAAGGCTACGACGTCGCGCTGCGCGTGCGCTCGCGCCTGGACGACGACGGCAGCCTGGTGATGCGCAGCTTCGGCCAGGTGCAGGAACTGCTGGTCGCCAGCCCGAAGTACCTCGACCGTGCCGGCCGTCCCAAGGATCCGGAAGAACTGACCTCGCACGTGACCCTGAGCATCAGCGAGGACGAGGCGCGGCAACGCTGGGAACTGCACGGACCGGCCGGCGAAGTACGCCGCGTCGACCTGCAGCCGCGCGTGGCCGGCTTCGATTTCCCGCTGCTGCAGTCGATGGTCAAGGACGGCTTCGGCATCACCCTGCTGCCGGAGACGGTCTGCGCCGACGCCGTGCGCAACGGCGAACTGGAAGTGGTGCTGCCGGAATGGTCGCTGCCGCAGGGCATCTGCCACGCCGTGTTCGCTTCGCGCCGCGGCCTGCTGCCGGCGGTGCGGGTGTTCATCGACTTCCTCGCCGAGCACCTGCCGCGCCAGATCGAGGCCTCGCGCCTGGACTGCAGCGGCTGCCCGGAGCGGATCAAGGTCAAGCACTCGACCCTGGGCGCGATGGCGGTCGAGGCCGGCTGAGCAAAACCCGCGCGGCCGTGCGAAAATGCGCGGCCGCAGCGCCACCGCCGACGCTGCGCGATGCCCTGACAGTTGCAAGCGCGTGCCAGGCAATCTGGCGTGAAGCGTGAAGCGGTGTGGTCGCAATCG carries:
- the aroA gene encoding 3-phosphoshikimate 1-carboxyvinyltransferase, whose translation is MSNAQYWIATKGSALQGTLNVPGDKSVSHRAVMFAALADGVSHIDGFLEGEDTRSTAAIFARLGVRIDTPSPSQRIVHGVGVDGLQAPQGELDCGNAGTGMRLLAGLLAAQPFDSVLVGDASLSKRPMRRVTEPLALMGARIDTDANGVPPLRIHGGQPLRGIDFASPVASAQVKSAVLLAGLYAEGVTSVQEPHPTRDYTERMLSAFGVEIAFAPGHARLRGGQRLRATDIAVPADFSSAAFFIVAASIIPGSDITLRAVGLNPRRTGLLAALRLMGADIVEHNHSEHGGEPVADLRVRYAPLRGAQIPEDVVPDMIDEFPALFVAAAAAQGQTVVTGAAELRVKESDRLAAMATGLRSLGIVVDETPDGATIHGGALGSGVIESHGDHRIAMAFAIAGQLAQGEVRINDVANVATSFPGFDSLAQGAGFGLVAAA
- a CDS encoding energy transducer TonB encodes the protein MSTSPPSSNTGIVLRLPRRLLVIVGIAFCAGLLLFLAVWLVGRKDNDFYKPQPAQVQQDAAEIKPLPEPLPAGSGASDMPQAKPPAAEDVPKLVETAPPAPPPAADAMAPAPGGTDAAAAGTNATALAPGDRPVPLEGQPPPRYPSAALRRGDSGTVVVRVEVDASGAPAGVALVKRSGSRELDRAAMETVRRWRFRPAQQKGQAVAGSLEIPFDFKPAQ
- the serS gene encoding serine--tRNA ligase — its product is MLDPVLLRQQPADLAERLRTSRGYALDVAALEALEADRKRIQVRTQELQSLRNSRSKAIGQAKAKGEDVAALMAEVAGFGDELKASEQRLDEIRAQLETLALEIPNLPQADVPAGKDEADNVEVQRWGTPRAFDFEVKDHVELGARHAWLDGETAAKLSGARFTVLRGPIARLHRALAQFMLDLHTGPHAYQETNVPVIVNADSLYGTGQLPKFEEDMFATHLGEQKRYLISTSEISLTNLVRDEIVEAERLPLRMTAHSLCFRSEAGSGGRDTRGMIRQHQFEKVELVSICRPEDSAAEHERMTRCAEVVLETLGLPYRKVLLCTGDMGFSATKTYDLEVWLPSQQTYREISSCSNCGDFQARRMQARWRNPATGKPELLHTLNGSGTAVGRAMIAVMENYQNADGSIDVPDALRPYMGGIERIG
- a CDS encoding LysR family transcriptional regulator, yielding MHDLNDLYYFAMVVDHGGFAAAERALGIPKSRLSRRISQLETDLGVRLLQRSTRRFAVTDLGMSVHRHAQTMLAEAQAAREVVDRLSAEPRGLVRVSVPVSLAQMQLPKLLPMFLDQYPKVRLQLNISNRRVDIINEGYDVALRVRSRLDDDGSLVMRSFGQVQELLVASPKYLDRAGRPKDPEELTSHVTLSISEDEARQRWELHGPAGEVRRVDLQPRVAGFDFPLLQSMVKDGFGITLLPETVCADAVRNGELEVVLPEWSLPQGICHAVFASRRGLLPAVRVFIDFLAEHLPRQIEASRLDCSGCPERIKVKHSTLGAMAVEAG